In Paludibacter propionicigenes WB4, the genomic window GAGTTTTCAAGAATATCTAAAATAGTTGGGCCAAACAACTCTTTTGTAAACGATACGATTAATGTTGGTGATCTCTGTTTAGAATTCAATTTTTTTGATTTGGAACATAATCCTTATAAAAGAAACAGTCGGTTCTTTTCTCCCTATATATTTGTAGGAGCAGGAATGATGACTGATTTATATATAAAACAAAAACGACCAGAACCATTTATACCTTTTGGGTTCGGAATGAAAGTAAAATTAGCAGAGCGTTGGAACTTAACAGCTCAATGGTCCAATAAACTGCTGCTATTTTCGGATAATATGGAAAATATGCCAAAATATAACAATCCTCAGAATCTGAATGGATCAAATATATTTAATAACGATTTGCTCTCAACCCTTACGATTGGTGTGAGTTATGACTTTTGGGAAAAGAAATGTAATTGTCTGAACAATTCGTATTAATAAATTCGCCATCTATAATTATGTCATCATATATTGAAAAAATAGACAAATCCAGACTTCCAAAGCACATTGCCATCATAATGGATGGGAATGGACGTTGGGCTAAAGAACGTGGATATGATCGAATTTTCGGACATCAGAATGGTGTTACTTCTGTTCGAGAGACTACTGAAGCCGCGGCTAAAATAGGAATTGAGTATCTTACTCTATACGCCTTTTCTACTGAAAACTGGGGAAGACCTCAGTCTGAAGTAGATGCTTTAATGGAGCTCTTAATAGACACCATTGAGAAAGAAACGCCAACACTAAATAAAAATAATGTGCGACTGCTGGCTATTGGTGACATAAGCAGACTACCGGGAAATGCCGGTGAAAAGCTACAACGTTGCATTTCTCAAACGGCTGATAATACCAGTCTCTCCCTTGTACTTGCTTTAAGTTACTCATCGCGTTGGGAAATAACAAATGCACTAAAAAACATTTGTAAAGATGTATCAGCTGGAAAAATAAGCGATAAAGATATTAACGAAGAACTCATTAGTACATATTTAACTACCAATTCAATACCAGACCCGGATTTACTAATAAGAACCAGTGGAGAAGAGCGGATCAGTAATTTTTTGTTATGGCAAATAGCTTACACAGAACTATATTTTACCGAAACACATTGGCCGGAATTCAGAAAAGAAAATTTACACGAAGCTATTTATAAATTTCAACAAAGAGAACGCCGTTTTGGTAAATAAATAATTAAAACCACACCAAATACTACCGTAACTCGACACTCCAAATAAATTATGCAATACAAAACGCTTTTCACTTTCTCCCTGCTATTTGTTTTTAGCCAACTTCTTGTAGCGCAAACTGTTTCAGTACAAGACACAACAATTTTACCAACCATAGAATACGCCAATACCACACCAAGGTATGAAATAGCTGAAATTAAGGTTTCAGGAGCCAGTAATTACGACGACCTCACTATCATTGGTTATTCAGGCTTAAATGTGGGTCAGACTATAAATGTACCCGGAACGGCTATCACCAGTGCTGTGAAGAAATTTTGGAAACAAGGCTTGTTTTCTCAGGTTAAAATTTTGGCAACCAAAATAAAAGATGGAAAAGTTTGGCTAACCATAGATTTAAAAGAACGTCCCCGTGTATCTGAGGTGAATTATACCGGACTAAAGAAAAGCGAAAAAGAAGATCTTGAACAACGTGTCGGTATCACTAAAGGAAATCAGATTACTCCTAACATTTCTGATATCGCAAAGAAAGTCATTGATAAGTACATGGAAGAAAAAGGATTTCTTAATGTACAAGTAAATGTATATCAACGTAACGATCCAAATAAACCTGGATATGTCATTGTAGATATTAATGTAGACAAAAAACTCAAAACCAAAATTCATAAATTATATTATTTTGGAAACGTAGCTTTAAGCCATAATCAGATAAACAAGGCTATGAAAAAAACCAATGACAATAATTGGAGAAATTTTTTCAGAACCAAGAAATTTGTTCGCGAAGAGTATGAAAAAGACAAAGTAGCTCTTATAGAAAAGTACAATGAAATTGGTTACAGAGATGCATATATTGTTTCAGATAGCGTTGTACGATATAACGATAAAACTGTAGACGTATATTTAACCGTAAATGAAGGTAAAAAATATTATTATAGAAATATAAAATGGATTGGTAACACCATTTATCCATACCAAAAACTTGATGCATTATTAGGAATAAAGAAAGGTGATATATACAATCACAAAAAATTAATGGCCAGACTGGTTACCGATGAAGGTGATGCAGTTAGCAAACTTTATCAAAACAACGGATATTTGTTCTCGCAAATTGATCCGGTAGAAGTACAAGTCGATAATGATTCGATTGATTTTGAAATGAGGGTAATAGAGGGAAAACCCGCAACTATAAACGAGATAGGAATTAAAGGTAATACCCGCGTTTACGAACACGTAATCAGAAGAGAATTGCGCACTAAACCCGGTCAATTATACAGTCAGGATGATATTATGCGTACAATGCGCGAGTTGGCTCAAATGGGTCACTTTGATCCTGAAAAAATTGTACCGGATGTTCAGCCTGATGCTGAAAACGGAACCGTGGATATAACATACAAACTTGAAACAAAAGGAAGTGATCAGGTAGAATTTTCTGCTGGTTGGGGTTCAACAGGGGTTGTAGGTAGTATTGGTTTGAAATTTAGCAACTTCGCTATACAAAATTTATTCAAACCTGACACCTATAGAATTGTACCTCAGGGTGAAGGACAAACGCTTACAATAAACGGTAGAACTAGTGGACAATCATATTCATCAGTCAGTTTATCATTTTTGGAACCATGGCTAGGTGGAAAGCGTCCAAACTCATTGTCTGCATCCATTTATTATTCCACTCAATCAACAGTTAGTGATCGTTATTCTGCTAACTACAGCAATTACATAAACCAAATGTATAGCGGAGGTTACGGCGGATATGGTGGCTATGGAGGCTACGGAGGTGGTTATGGAGGTTACGGAAACAGTAATTACAGTACTCAATACCAAAGTGAAATGGACCCGACTAAGTACATGCGAACCATAGGAGCATCTCTTGGTTATGGTAAACGCCTTAATTGGCCGGATGATTATTTCATATTCCAGGGAGAGCTTTCTTATCAGTTGTTCATGTTAAGCAAATGGTATTATTTACCTCCGTTGACTGATGGTAATTACAATAATTTCAGTGTAAACCTTACGCTAAGTCGTAATTCTGTCGACAATCCAATTTACAGCCGTAGCGGTTCGGCATTCTCTTTAGGATTAAAAATAACTCCACCCTATTCATTGATAAATGGGAAAAATTATGGTAGTTCAAGCATGACCAATGCAGAAAAGTATAAGTTTCTGGAATATCATAAGTGGACGTTTAGCGGAAAAACATTTACGCCCGTAGCTGGAGATAAATTAGTATTGATGGGAAGAGCATTATTCTCATACCTTGGAAGCTATAATAAAAACGTCCGTTCTCCTTTTGAAACATTTGTTATGGGAGGTGATGGAATGTCAAACTACACCACTTATGGAACAGATTATATCTCGATGAGAGGTTATACCAGCGGTTCAATAACCCCTTACGATCCTAAGATTGGTACTAATGTTGGATATTTGTATGATAAATTCACAATGGAATTACGTTATCCTCTATCGCTAGAACAATCTGCAACAATATACGCACTGACTTTCGTAGAAGCCGGAAACTGTTTTAACAAAATGTCAGACTTCAACCCGTTCAATTTGAAACGTTCGGCTGGTATTGGTGTTCGTATATTCCTTCCAATGTTCGGTATGATGGGAGTTGACTGGGGATATGGTTTTGATGCAGATAATACAGGTAAAAAGAGCGGTAGTCAATTCCACTTCGTTCTTGGACAAGAGCTTTAATCTGGCTTCTTAATACTGATAATTATTTGGCAGAGATTTTGTAATGCGTAATTGAAATCAGAAATTATTGTTCAACAATCTAACGAGAGAGAAAACATGAAAAAATTAATTATTGCACTTTGTTTATTGGCAGGAGTAACCTTTACCGGTAACGCACAAAAATTCGCAATGGTAGATATGGAATATATCATGAAAAATATTCCTGCTTACGAAACTGCCAATGATCAGTTAAACCAAATATCAAAAAAATGGCAATCTGAAGTAGAAGAAAAATTGCAAGAAGTTCAGAAGTTATACAAAAACTATCAGACAGAGCTGGTTTTTCTCTCAGATGAAATGAAAACCAAAAGGGAAGAAGAAATTGTAGCAAAAGAAAAAGCTGCTCAGGAGCTGAAAAGAACTTACTTCGGACCGGAAGGCGAACTCTTTAAAAAACGTCAAAGTTTAATGAAACCTATTCAGGACGAAGTATATTCTGCCATTCAGCAGATAAGTAAAGATCAAGGTCTGGAACTTGTTTTTGACAAAAGTTCTTCTATGAATGTGATATTTACATCGCCTAAATTAGACGTTAGCGATGCAGTTCTCAAAAAATTGGGATATTCAAAATAAATTTATACATTTGCAGTCCATTTTCAAATAAATAAAACTCAAAATAAAAATAATATGTTTAAGAAAATTGCTTTATTAGTGCTTTGCGCTCTTCCTTTCAGTTTAATGGCACAGGAAGTAAAATTAGGTCACATCAATTCTCAGGAGATTCTATCGTTAATGCCTGAACGCACCACAATCGAAAAAACCATTAGTGATTTACAAGCTCAATGGGAAAAAGAAATTGCGAAAATGCGTGAAGAATATTTTGCAAAAACAAAAGAATATCAGGAAAAACAAGCGACTATGCCTGAGAGCATCAAACAAGCTCGTCAAAGCGAAATTGCAGAAATGGAACAACGTATTAGTACTACAGGCCAAAATGCTCAGACTGATTTACAAAAAAAATCACAGGATTTATTTGCTCCCGTAATTGAAAAAGTCAAAAAAGCAATTAATGAAGTTGGTGCTGAAAATGGATATCTTTATATTTTCGATCTTGGAGCACAAAGTATCATCTATCAATCTCCAAAATCAAATGATGTAACTGCACTGGTTAAGAAAAAATTAGCTTTAAAATAAGCCATATTTATTTTATAAAAAAACAGACTTTGAAGTTAATTCTTCAAAGTCTGTTTTTTTTGATATGATTCAAAAAATCGAGAGGATGGTATAAAAGCATCCTTGGCCCCGAGAACCTCATTACTTCCTTTATCTTCAATCGAAAATCCGGTTTGTAGCAATGTATAGTGCAGTTGGCACATTTTCCTTTCTCATCTCCAAACGGGCATTTAGACAATCTCTCTATTGCATATTGCATTAGTAAAGAACAATCCTCACATAAGTGAACAGTTCGATGCTTTTTTCGACAATATAGGCTTATCATCTTATGAACTGTAAGCTTTTCTTGTTCTATATTTCCCATAATTTTATGGTTAAGGTATAATTGAGCTAAAAAGATATTACTCCTCACAGAATAAATTAAAAATAAGATATCATAAGTTCTCTATAAAAGAAATTAGCGAGTAGATAAATTAGTAGAAGAAAATAGCGGATTACCCCCTAAGAGGCAATTATCAGGAGTAGATTTTCATTCAGAAACAAAAAAAAAAATCACTAAAGTGCATTGGAAATTCCTATCAGCTCTTTTCTGATAGCTTTAAGACGTTCTACAACTTCCTGCTGCTTTGCTATAGTATCTTTCTTTTGACTCAGCTTACGCCGTGCACCATCTAAAGTCAGTTTTTGTTCTGTAGTCAGATAAATGATCTGCTTGATAGTTTGGATATCATCCGGAGTATAAAATCGCGTTCCCTTATCGTTTCGTTTAGGATTAAGTTGTTTAAATTCTTTCTCCCAAAAACGTAGGTTTGATTGATTGATGCCGAACATTTTGGCAACTTCAGAGATGGAATAAAAAAGCTTTTCCATATTTCTCGTAAGTCAATTATTTAATAATCTTCAGTTTCTGACCTATCACAATTTTTGATCCTTTGATGTTATTCCATTTCTTTAATTTCTTCAAAGAAACGCCATATTTGTCAGCTACATCACTTAAGGTCTGACCAGATTTAACCTTATGATACGTTACCCTTCCGGATCCTCCGGGAGTTATAGTAGCTGCGGCCTGAATAATTTCAATTTCGCCACGACGGTTATTAATCAGTTCATCAGCCTTATAAGAAACCACTTCGTTGAATTTAGCAATAAATGCATTAATGGAGTTCAAAGGCAGGCACAAGGCATAAGGCTTGATATCGCCCGGAATTATGTCTTTTTTATATTGCGGATTAAGTAGGCGAACTTCATCAATCGGAAGATTAAGTACGTTTGCAACCTGTTCGAGATGTATGCGTTGATGTACCATAACTGTATCTGTCAACGTTGGCATATTTACAATGGCTGGACATAAATTGTGCTGAGAAGCATAATGTAAGGAATAATTAGCCGCTATAAAAATAGGGACATAACCTCGGGTTTCTCTGGGCAAATAAGGATATATAGCCCAGTAATCGCGCTTTCCTCCAGCACGTCGTATAGCTTTATTTATATTTCCGGGACCACAATTATAGGATGCTATAACAAGGTTCCAATCACCATAAATGGCATACAAATCCTTCAAAAATTTAGCAGCAGCATTTGTAGCTTTTACCGGCGAAAGTCTTTCATCTACCAAACTGTTTATTTCAAGCCCATACATGCGACCGGTGCCAATCATCAACTGCCATAAACCCGCAGCTCCCATTCTGGAAACAATAGTGGTATTTAGAGCCGATTCAATAATTGAAAGATACTTTAGTTCCAGTGGTAAATTATTTGCACCAAGCACCTGCTCAAATAATGGGAAGTAATAATTACTCATTCCAAGCATATACTCTACCTGATGACGTTTACGAACAGTGTATAATTCAATGAACGAACGTACATTAGGATTATACGGCATTTCCATCAAACATGGCATTTTGGATAACCTGAGTTTGTAAACTGAATCAGGAACAGCTACAACATTATCACTTGAGTTACAATTTAATGTGCTGGCTCGTTGTATAACCCACGATTGGAGCATATAATCCAACGTATTATCAAATTCCAACGGAACAGTCAATGTGGAATCAAACACCAACTCATTAGCCGACTTATCTTTATGCGCATTACTTTTAACCTGTGAATGAACACATGTTGAACTAATTAGAAAGAGTAAAACGGTTGAAAACAGTATTTGAAACCTCATCTTAAATATATATATCTTTATAAATCAACTTACTAAAAATTAAAACTACACTGCATTGCAAATGTATTATTGTAGCCGTTTTTTATCATTATCGGCTGAAAACGCATAGACAGGTCAGGACTGATATCAAAATCGTACAACTGAGCATCAACATAAGCATCTACAATTGACAATGCGTAACAACCAATTGCTGCAATTATACTCAAATCTCTGTATCGTCTGAAAGCGCTCTGAGCAGTATTCAAGGTTTTTTCGTATTCAGAATAACCCCGATAATCTACTTCAATAGTACGCCCTTTAGGCAAAATTTGATAAAAACTAACTTTACTTTTATCCTTGTCTATAGCATTCTTATAATTAATATCACTCGTATTATACTTATTTATATCCAGATAAGCATTTCTATACGAATTATACTGCGTTGAATTCCATGAAATCGCATAAGCACAACCAAGAAAGGCGCCATATACGATGGGCAATTTCCAATATTTCTTATTCAATATTTGCCCATAACCAGGAATAATAGCTGCCATCCAAACAACCTTAGATGGATTTGGTTTAAAGGCTTTCAATTTTGTTGAATCCTTTGTCAGCGTTACATTGTTTACAAGCGGAACAGCTTGTTTCTCAATTAACCGTGCAACCGTATCTATAGGCAATCGAGTGCTTATAGTATCAGCCTGTGCCATTGCACTTTCCGATATCAGAAAAATAAAAAGAATAAGTATGCTTAGGTATTTATACACAAAAACAACATTAAATTTTGTCGAATAATTCCATAATACGCGCCAACTCTTCATCGCTGGCAAAAGGAATTGAAATTTTGCCTTTACCATCCGAGTTGCAGAGAAACTGAACTTTAGTCCCAAAAACATTACTCAATTGAGTCTGCAGTTCATCAAACTCTTTAAGTTTAGTCACCGGATTTCCCCCACCCGATTTAGGTTTAGTGTCTAAACTACCTGTTTCTAAGAATAAGCGTACAAGTTCCTCAACCTTACGCACTGTATAATCATTTTGAATAATCGATTCATACAAATGCAATTGTACTGCAGGATCGTTCAATCCTAAGATAGCACGGGCATGTCCCATATCGATTTTCTTATCCTTAATTCCCATTTGAATTTCGGCAGGCAATCGAAGCAACCGCAAATAATTAGCAATCGTAGCGCGTTTCTTTCCAACCCTTTCACTCAAACGTTCCTGAGTCAACTTGTATTCCTCCATCAAACGATAGAAAGTCAAAGCAATTTCAATAGCATTTAAATCTTCACGCTGAATATTTTCAATCAGCGCCATTTCCATCACCTGTTCATCGGCAGCCGTTTTTACGTAAGCCGGGATGGTTTTTAGTCCAACTTGCTTTGATGCCCTAAATCTGCGTTCACCGGCAATAATTAAGTATGTACCATCATCATTCTTACGCAGTGTTATTGGCGAAATAACACCTAATTCGCGAATTGAAGCAGCCAGTTCACTCAGGGCATCTTCATCAAAATAAGTTCTGGGTTGATTCGGATTTGCAAAAACCAAATGCATTTCCACTTCGCTGATAGACGATGATCCGCTTGTACTAATATTCTCAGTATCAATCAAAGCACCCAAACCTCTTCCTAAACCTGTTATATTTTTTGCCATACTCTGTTTTACGAAACGCAGCTTTTATTAATTTATTTCTTTGTAGGCTAATCAATTAACCTTTTTGTTTTTTGCAATCAATTCCTTAGCTAAGTCCATATAATTGGTTGAACCTTTCGATTCTGCATCATACAGCAAAACCGGTTTTCCGTGACTGGGAGCCTCACTTAAGCGCACATTACGGGTTATAACCGATTCGAATACCATTCCCTCGAAATGTTTTCTTACTTCTGCATAGACTTGATTAGCCAAGCGTAATCTATTATCGTACATTGTCAGCAAGAAGCCCTCAATTTCTAATGCAGTATTTAGTTTGCTCTTTATAATCTTGATTGTATTTAACAGTTTGCTAATTCCCTCCAATGCAAAGTACTCACATTGAACCGGAATAATAACAGAATCTGATGCTGTTAGTGCATTGACAGTTATCAGACCCAGAGACGGAGAACAATCAATCAACAAATAATCATAAGACGATTTCAATGGAGTCAGGATATTCTCCATCACCCGCTCTCTGTTGTCCATGTTCAACATTTCAATTTCAGCCCCAACCAAGTCGATGTGAGAAGGTAAAATATATAAGTTCTCTACATCGGTTTGATGTATTGCCTGAGCCGGCGGTACATTATCTATTAAACACTCATAGATGGTAAACTCAAGCGTTCTGATATCTACGCCCAAACCCGATGAGGCATTAGCCTGAGGATCGGCATCAATAAGCAATACTTTTTTTCCAAGCGAAGCCAAAGACGCTGCTAAATTAATTGCAGTTGTGGTTTTTCCTACACCACCCTTTTGGTTTGCC contains:
- a CDS encoding DUF6089 family protein gives rise to the protein MDIRLIKFCVFVACITMSVNTFSQDLYRAEIGISGGGSSYIGDANSKLFNNMQFTYGAFVRYRIDTRFAVKAEFSRISKIVGPNNSFVNDTINVGDLCLEFNFFDLEHNPYKRNSRFFSPYIFVGAGMMTDLYIKQKRPEPFIPFGFGMKVKLAERWNLTAQWSNKLLLFSDNMENMPKYNNPQNLNGSNIFNNDLLSTLTIGVSYDFWEKKCNCLNNSY
- a CDS encoding isoprenyl transferase; translation: MSSYIEKIDKSRLPKHIAIIMDGNGRWAKERGYDRIFGHQNGVTSVRETTEAAAKIGIEYLTLYAFSTENWGRPQSEVDALMELLIDTIEKETPTLNKNNVRLLAIGDISRLPGNAGEKLQRCISQTADNTSLSLVLALSYSSRWEITNALKNICKDVSAGKISDKDINEELISTYLTTNSIPDPDLLIRTSGEERISNFLLWQIAYTELYFTETHWPEFRKENLHEAIYKFQQRERRFGK
- the bamA gene encoding outer membrane protein assembly factor BamA, which translates into the protein MQYKTLFTFSLLFVFSQLLVAQTVSVQDTTILPTIEYANTTPRYEIAEIKVSGASNYDDLTIIGYSGLNVGQTINVPGTAITSAVKKFWKQGLFSQVKILATKIKDGKVWLTIDLKERPRVSEVNYTGLKKSEKEDLEQRVGITKGNQITPNISDIAKKVIDKYMEEKGFLNVQVNVYQRNDPNKPGYVIVDINVDKKLKTKIHKLYYFGNVALSHNQINKAMKKTNDNNWRNFFRTKKFVREEYEKDKVALIEKYNEIGYRDAYIVSDSVVRYNDKTVDVYLTVNEGKKYYYRNIKWIGNTIYPYQKLDALLGIKKGDIYNHKKLMARLVTDEGDAVSKLYQNNGYLFSQIDPVEVQVDNDSIDFEMRVIEGKPATINEIGIKGNTRVYEHVIRRELRTKPGQLYSQDDIMRTMRELAQMGHFDPEKIVPDVQPDAENGTVDITYKLETKGSDQVEFSAGWGSTGVVGSIGLKFSNFAIQNLFKPDTYRIVPQGEGQTLTINGRTSGQSYSSVSLSFLEPWLGGKRPNSLSASIYYSTQSTVSDRYSANYSNYINQMYSGGYGGYGGYGGYGGGYGGYGNSNYSTQYQSEMDPTKYMRTIGASLGYGKRLNWPDDYFIFQGELSYQLFMLSKWYYLPPLTDGNYNNFSVNLTLSRNSVDNPIYSRSGSAFSLGLKITPPYSLINGKNYGSSSMTNAEKYKFLEYHKWTFSGKTFTPVAGDKLVLMGRALFSYLGSYNKNVRSPFETFVMGGDGMSNYTTYGTDYISMRGYTSGSITPYDPKIGTNVGYLYDKFTMELRYPLSLEQSATIYALTFVEAGNCFNKMSDFNPFNLKRSAGIGVRIFLPMFGMMGVDWGYGFDADNTGKKSGSQFHFVLGQEL
- a CDS encoding OmpH family outer membrane protein; protein product: MKKLIIALCLLAGVTFTGNAQKFAMVDMEYIMKNIPAYETANDQLNQISKKWQSEVEEKLQEVQKLYKNYQTELVFLSDEMKTKREEEIVAKEKAAQELKRTYFGPEGELFKKRQSLMKPIQDEVYSAIQQISKDQGLELVFDKSSSMNVIFTSPKLDVSDAVLKKLGYSK
- a CDS encoding OmpH family outer membrane protein, yielding MFKKIALLVLCALPFSLMAQEVKLGHINSQEILSLMPERTTIEKTISDLQAQWEKEIAKMREEYFAKTKEYQEKQATMPESIKQARQSEIAEMEQRISTTGQNAQTDLQKKSQDLFAPVIEKVKKAINEVGAENGYLYIFDLGAQSIIYQSPKSNDVTALVKKKLALK
- a CDS encoding nitrous oxide-stimulated promoter family protein — protein: MGNIEQEKLTVHKMISLYCRKKHRTVHLCEDCSLLMQYAIERLSKCPFGDEKGKCANCTIHCYKPDFRLKIKEVMRFSGPRMLLYHPLDFLNHIKKNRL
- a CDS encoding MerR family transcriptional regulator encodes the protein MEKLFYSISEVAKMFGINQSNLRFWEKEFKQLNPKRNDKGTRFYTPDDIQTIKQIIYLTTEQKLTLDGARRKLSQKKDTIAKQQEVVERLKAIRKELIGISNAL
- a CDS encoding lytic transglycosylase domain-containing protein — encoded protein: MRFQILFSTVLLFLISSTCVHSQVKSNAHKDKSANELVFDSTLTVPLEFDNTLDYMLQSWVIQRASTLNCNSSDNVVAVPDSVYKLRLSKMPCLMEMPYNPNVRSFIELYTVRKRHQVEYMLGMSNYYFPLFEQVLGANNLPLELKYLSIIESALNTTIVSRMGAAGLWQLMIGTGRMYGLEINSLVDERLSPVKATNAAAKFLKDLYAIYGDWNLVIASYNCGPGNINKAIRRAGGKRDYWAIYPYLPRETRGYVPIFIAANYSLHYASQHNLCPAIVNMPTLTDTVMVHQRIHLEQVANVLNLPIDEVRLLNPQYKKDIIPGDIKPYALCLPLNSINAFIAKFNEVVSYKADELINNRRGEIEIIQAAATITPGGSGRVTYHKVKSGQTLSDVADKYGVSLKKLKKWNNIKGSKIVIGQKLKIIK
- a CDS encoding DUF5683 domain-containing protein gives rise to the protein MYKYLSILILFIFLISESAMAQADTISTRLPIDTVARLIEKQAVPLVNNVTLTKDSTKLKAFKPNPSKVVWMAAIIPGYGQILNKKYWKLPIVYGAFLGCAYAISWNSTQYNSYRNAYLDINKYNTSDINYKNAIDKDKSKVSFYQILPKGRTIEVDYRGYSEYEKTLNTAQSAFRRYRDLSIIAAIGCYALSIVDAYVDAQLYDFDISPDLSMRFQPIMIKNGYNNTFAMQCSFNF
- a CDS encoding ParB/RepB/Spo0J family partition protein; translation: MAKNITGLGRGLGALIDTENISTSGSSSISEVEMHLVFANPNQPRTYFDEDALSELAASIRELGVISPITLRKNDDGTYLIIAGERRFRASKQVGLKTIPAYVKTAADEQVMEMALIENIQREDLNAIEIALTFYRLMEEYKLTQERLSERVGKKRATIANYLRLLRLPAEIQMGIKDKKIDMGHARAILGLNDPAVQLHLYESIIQNDYTVRKVEELVRLFLETGSLDTKPKSGGGNPVTKLKEFDELQTQLSNVFGTKVQFLCNSDGKGKISIPFASDEELARIMELFDKI
- a CDS encoding ParA family protein; amino-acid sequence: MGRIISLANQKGGVGKTTTAINLAASLASLGKKVLLIDADPQANASSGLGVDIRTLEFTIYECLIDNVPPAQAIHQTDVENLYILPSHIDLVGAEIEMLNMDNRERVMENILTPLKSSYDYLLIDCSPSLGLITVNALTASDSVIIPVQCEYFALEGISKLLNTIKIIKSKLNTALEIEGFLLTMYDNRLRLANQVYAEVRKHFEGMVFESVITRNVRLSEAPSHGKPVLLYDAESKGSTNYMDLAKELIAKNKKVN